The Solanum lycopersicum chromosome 2, SLM_r2.1 DNA window TAGCAAAAGCAATTTGGTAATAAACCAGACATGAGAATTTATACCTCTTTTGATTGTAACATGTGGAAGAAAAAAACAATCACCATTTCATGCccagaattttttaatttttattttgcttttgatCATCTAATATCTGAAGATCACTGAACTAACTAAAATGGTATACAACTCTAATCAAGAAAAGGTGAGCACATCAAACAAGTATCAGGTTAGTGGCTAGAGTTGAATAATGGCCCATGAAATTTTTCAGAAATAATGTCATTATTCTTGAGCCACTGaaaatatttccttttctttggTTCTTAACTGCTAGAGCTGAGATTGAGCTCATGCACACCCATCACACTCACAACAAGACTGCAATACTTGCACAACCACAACATTAATTTGCTTGGTTGGTGTGGTATCAGAAGTAACAAAACACTCAAATGGCAAGTGAATAGAACCAAACATTTTAGCTAGAACAGCAACATTGGGAATTACTCTTAGGCCTCAGAATAAGCAGGCAGCATTTAGCCTGAAGAATCACCAATTTCTAAGCAAAGAAGAAGCGTTTCATTTCATAAATCTACAGTTTCTTGAATCAAAAATCTCACTAGATCTTAGCAATACATGCGGTTACAACCAACAATCATGGCACTTCTCTAACAAAATTGAGATGGTGAAACCGATTTATATGAGATATGTAGAAGACACCCACAGAAGTACATACGTAATCAATGAAGTTGTCACCTCCAAACTCCTTGGCCCTTTGAATATGGGAGGAACCACAGACACCATCAAGAATGTCCCCAGAAgccaagaaaaaataaaagcacCAGCTCTGCACCACAAGTTAGCAATTAAAATGAGAACATCTTAACTATCAATACAAGGAAGAAGTGTAGGAATTCGAAAACTAAGACTTAATTCCATGGCTAACTTTGGCATTGACAATTAATTTTGAGTTTTACTAAGCAATCATCTCTAATGCCAGTATTCAAtgtaataataaagaaaatcaaCTCTATTTAACTTTTTGCAGGTATCTAGCgtattttgaagaattttataCCATTCCCAGATACATTTTGAACATGAGCACATCAAGGCAAAATTTGTTTCCATGTATGTAACATAGGTCTCAAGACAGTTTTCTTTGTTAGTCATGAAGTATTAAGTCAACTTGCAGATAATAATGACCATATTAAAAAAGACAAAACAGTTGGGTCAGAGGACAATTAAGAAGCATACCCATATAGAAAAGCTCGAAGTTTGTTCTTTAACCGATCATGAATGAAATACATGGCAGTGATCAGGGAAATGGCAACTTGAAGGGTTGGACCTTCTTCAGTAGGAAACAGAACTGTGAGAGCTCCAAGGACTATGAAAGCAATGGAAGTTTTCACAATGAACTTTGTAGCTGGTGTCCTAAACCTGCTAGTAACAGCCTGCACAACACGAGATTGCTTCATTTCCCTGACTTTCTTTTTAACGTCAATTTTTGGGTTCTTTCTATCATAGAATTTCtgcattattattttatcatggGCAGCTTCAATTGCATCCACACTTGGTTTATGACCAGCATATCTTTGTATTAGGAAGTTCCTAGCAGCTTGGATTTCATCCTCGGAAGCTTCTATATTGATTCCAAGTCGTTTGTATGGGTCCTTCACATTAATTCTCGGAAAGATAGCTGCGCTTGAAGAAACAACACAAACAGAGAAGCGAATGCATCAACAAGAGCAACTACAAAAGTCCAAGTAATAAACAACATGGATTATTGAACTGAAAGGCAATTAAGGAGCATAGCAGACTCGGCGATATTTTGTACCATAAGAAGTTATAATTGGCAATGTCTTTTTCTGCACAAAAACGAAAAAAGGCAGATATTTCTTTCTGATACTGACAGATGATGTTTGCCTCAGCCAAAGAACTCCTTTCAGAGCCAACTCAACGAGCAAAGGTCATTTATTGTGACACATTACACTCTCTGAAGGTGTCAGTCCATAACCACAGTATTTGTGTTAATTGTGAATGTCATCTAGAATAGAAATCTTCAATatttatgtatcttccgcatatTACTAAATCTTTTGATATAATGCATCATACTTGAAGTAATGCAGCATCAATATGTGATAAACTTTGATGGACCCaccaaaaaacaaaagaaatagaaagagGCAAACACATTCAAGAAATGGAGGACTTGTTTCCCACTAAACTGAACTGAGTTCATGAATCTAAGAAATGGTGAGAATTCTTGATCTCTCTGAATTCGAAAATACAGGATTTGAATTGATGTCCTTTCATTGATTCCTCCAAAATTGCATTGATTAATCCTAAAGATTTCATTGCAAGAGGAATTTGGTTATTCACCATGTACGAGGATCACCGCGAAGCATCCATAATTGAATGGTCAAAGCACCCACCTCATAATTGTCGAACTCGTAGGTTCAATTCCTACTGGATGCACACCAATGGGAACTTCTAATAAGTCTATTGGAATTGGTTCTATATCAATGGAATCTCATCATCCATGCATAACGAATTGATGTGGAGTCCTGGGGGAGTATGCAGAACTTACCCCTACTTTTGTGGGGTAGAGAGGTACCTTTACCCCTACTTTTGTGGGGTAGAGAGGCAATGGACACCTTATTTTGCTCAAATTACATCTTTCAACAGAATAGATATCCAAAGGAATggtgaaaagaagaagaaatgcaCAATGCCAAGCGAGATTGTTGACACTCTCTCAAGTTGGGGGGAAGCAGGAATTAGGGCAAAGAACAGGAGTTATTGGAGGAGCACTCCAGCATGAATCAGGTGGACGATTTGGAGAGAAAGGACTGCTAGAAGCTTTGAAGATAGAAGCAGATCCATAAAATGATCAAAAAAGATTTgtgttcttttattattttttggtgtaCAAAGAGTTCCCCTATAGACGCAGAAGCAATCCTAGAAGTATTAGAATCATGCTAGGCTTGCTGTATTTGTTCTTACATTTTCATACTTTTTGTAAAGGGGTTTTCAGTACTACCTAAGTACTGGTTTATAATAcaaattaccttctcaaaaaagtaagaagaataagaagaagaaatgtcACAATCATCAACCTCTTGAAAAGGAGTCCATACGCATCTCAACGACCATGGAATTCAGGCACTTCTGCCAACGTAAAGAAGCTAAATTAAGAGAAGAGCCTTTAAAATACCAGCAGAGTCATCTGTAGAACCACCAAAAGAAGCTTCCATTGCACACTTCACTAAAGGCATTCTTCTTGGGTGATACTTCTGTGTAGAAACAGTACAATGACTTCTACATGATGAACACAGAAATGAAAAAGATCAATCAGGAACTTTCTACCTTTTGAGTGAACTCCAAGAAAAAGTAAACAATAAGTCACACTTGATAGAGCATGTACCTTGATCTCCCTAAGTTAGAAACTGAAACTCTCTTCTCACGCAACCCTGGACATTGTACAGGTAATTGGAGACAGTATTTTATGGGACTAGCAGCTACTCCTGATGTTGCCATTGTAGCCCACCTTAGTATAGTTGACGAACTGAGAAACTGCAAATAATTTGAGTCAGAAGAAATCAGAAGACCCAACTAAAACAAATGCTCTATAGAAATCCAATAGTAATTCATGTAAGACATTAAAAGATTCGAGGCATACTGAAGAAAAAagtccaacacttgaatcaaaattATGTAATGAAGCATTAGCGTGAAATTCCAACAGCCAGAAGCACATGCAGGAAgggaaagaaaaggaagaacatAGGGATTGTGGGAAAGCAGTCAAATACATAGTTCACATACAGGTAACATGCAATTTGTCAACCTGTGCTCATACTATGCTTTATTCAGCAGACTATACTAACTATAATAGTTAGATATCTGAGAACACTGTGACAACAGCAGCAAGACCATTCCAAAAGGCATCAACCATATGACAGCTAGGGAAGAAGTAGAACTGTAACTTGGATTACCACTTCAATGGATACAGTGACATTAGATGTCACTGAAGTAAATAAACAAACGATCTTTCAAGATTAGTAACCATATGCACCATTAAGTTAGAATTTAACTTAATAACAGTATTTCCTATTATCAGACTGTAGCTAATTCGAACCACTGAAAATGATTTTTGCTCTAATCAGCTAAGCTACATAAACTACTTCcctaaattttgttttattcatCAAATAGCATCCTACCTTACCACTTTACTAGTAAGGGAAAATCCTTTACTATACTAAGAAAGATAtaatagataatatattttgCTTGTTTGTAAAGCTTTCAAGTAGCTCTTTCAGACACCAACATGGTCAAGAACCCGTCACAGAAAAAGAAGGCGCAACGAGCTCTCGCTCATAGACACAAAGAAGTGCTATATAATCCTCTAGGAAATAGGAATCCACCAAATAGGTTCTTTCTATTACGTAAATTAGTCCTCCTGATTCATTTCAGTTCCATAAGAACCGTGAAACATGATACAATCTTCTTTTATGTCCATCGAGCAAGCCAAATTCATTACTGTCTTTCCTTTTTTACAAATCCATACTAAAACATGTGGCAATCTGATCCTTGTACACTAATGAAGTTTATCCGTTTGAACTTGTTCATACCTTCTGACAGTTCACcaattacatatttttcaaGAACCATGCCAACAGACTAGTGCGACAAAGAAGTTGCAATCTGGTCTGCTATTTCGTGCTTCAGGTACTCAATTTTCATTTAGTTCATGGGATATAAAGCTTTTCCAGACCTATGTCAATAACACATTCCAGAAGTACAATAGAGTCCAAATTAACGTTGCCCTCTACTCCTCAGTTCCCACTTCCCACAACATGATTCATGAATGAAACCCCACTATCCGAAATTCACTAAAGATCGAATCTTTAACAGTTTAGAGCTATTATAACGAATTGAAACAGAAAAGAAATGGGAAATAGGTAACATCCAAGAATAAGCATAGAAAACAAAACTAGAACCTGGTGATTAAAGGCTTTGCTGggttcttcttcttgttgttattGTAGATTGAGAAAGGGTGAACTCTACGGCAGCCAATTCCTTAGGCAACAGGCATTTTGAAGTTCATTTTCGAGTTCCTCAATGGATAGGAGTAGAAGAAACAGCTATTGTCGAAGCAGCGAATGAGGGTTTTGACTCTTAAATGTATAGAATAATACAGGTAAATTGTTCCAATTTACAACAAATCCGTTGTAGTCTAGTTGGTTAGGATACTCGGCTCTCACCCGAGAGACCCGGGTTCAAGTCCCGGCAAcggaatttttttgtttttgtttcctcatttttctataaaatgtgaaaaacctataatttcaatattcaattttttaaatattatatcgtTATCATACTaatttaattcgatattttgaagattgattttgatattttcgATATGGTAAATTGGTAACTATAATTTGTTCAACTTCGATTAATatatactcatataataaaGTATTATAACTTCGTCAATttagtattgttattactaCTAATATATAATCTATAATATGTCATTTAGGCAATCAAAACTTCAGAATGTATATTATATACcatatcaaatattataatattaaattgacGGTATCAAAAATTTTGATATGATACGATAATTCGATATATATTTTACCATGTCCACACCTACCAATAGTCTTAGCAAAATTTATGCCAAAGTTATGAAATTACTAGTAACTAACGcatcaaatattttcttatgaATTTACATCATTgatatacaataaaatatatgtgcatatagtttaagaatttaaaatacaaatacatgatcgttttaactattaaaaatatgaatacaaCTGTAGTTAGTTCCTTCGTCAAAGTTTCTTACTTTGAACCTAATATACATGAGGATTTTATTACGAGAAGTAACGACttattttagattaaaaaatacataattttttataaaaattgtgAATATCTATCTTTTAGAGAAAACttagaaatattaattttgaaatcaagtcaatttttctctataaataaaggggttctcttcacataaataataaatcttccctctttctcctactttttcttcattattttatataagtGCATAACACATTATTAATAGTCTCAAACTGCAGGTAATAGCCTACTCAAAATCAAGTAAAAAAGAATTAGTAAGAAGAAGCACGAGGACTATTTGTAGAGGATAACAATCCAACATATGTGAAAAGTGTGTTTTCGACCTTGATTTAAGGTATGTGGCAAAAGATAGAGATGATCAATAAATGTAATATAAATTGAATTTCTTACTTTCTCTGAGTTCTCTATTTATATCATCACTTACTAAGTTATGTATATGTGTTAGTATGTTGTAGGTATTTTGATGCATTAAAAGGAGGACAACATTATGCCTCGATTTGCACTTCAAGTGGCAATATTTTTCAATGAGGTACTAaactatcataatttgatagACTTTAAGGCACGATCACGTTCCATTCCTAGGAAATGAGAATTTTGATTGTTGTAAGTACAGGTTTATTCTCTAAAATGTATGTGATGGCAGAGCATAATATGtctaaaagaagaaagaagttaATGAGTAATTTACATGAATGTGGAATGAAGTATTAAGTTATCATAATTCGGTATACTCAGATGGATTATGTTTaattcatgaagaatgagatcttttgataaatgctaaaactatTTATCTATTCTCTGAAGTGGATGAGCTGTAAACCCTCCATGCTAGGCATGAAAAAAGTTGCGACCCTTGTCATGGAAGGGGCATCACCAAGAACGTCTCTAGCCAGACATGTGTTATAATAAATTTTCATGCTTTATCTTTTAACTTGTATTGGACAAGAATTAGTACAATAAAGGCAAATTCGATAATACATCAAAAGTTTACTAATTTCAATACTCGAATTGTCTAGACATCCTAAGCCAATAATGACGAAACGGATTATAGAAAATTCAAAtggacatttttttttaaaaaaactaaagattcttttaaattgtgaattttttgtACGATTTGTCATCAAGACAAGTTAATTGTGAAACCATCACCAACAAAAGTTGAAATTTGATTCTCTTACATTTTAAGAA harbors:
- the LOC101249520 gene encoding protein CHAPERONE-LIKE PROTEIN OF POR1, chloroplastic produces the protein MATSGVAASPIKYCLQLPVQCPGLREKRVSVSNLGRSRSHCTVSTQKYHPRRMPLVKCAMEASFGGSTDDSAAIFPRINVKDPYKRLGINIEASEDEIQAARNFLIQRYAGHKPSVDAIEAAHDKIIMQKFYDRKNPKIDVKKKVREMKQSRVVQAVTSRFRTPATKFIVKTSIAFIVLGALTVLFPTEEGPTLQVAISLITAMYFIHDRLKNKLRAFLYGAGAFIFSWLLGTFLMVSVVPPIFKGPRSLEVTTSLITYVLLWVSSTYLI